The following proteins are encoded in a genomic region of Enterocloster clostridioformis:
- a CDS encoding amino acid adenylation domain-containing protein, with protein sequence MKENISIIKGMGTLRTIAEERKLSVNVLLKGIAVEIYYRWFANETAIEYVTLNDLISEVIDRSKDKDTIVINDYVCSVMCNNDKAVLCIECEQLECDMMEGLSAFTEEIILEWADLADNAPIVHQIPRNQMAVRKNRNRTKKTFSDECLHHGFFENAANAPGKAALIYYKNGNKEEISYFCLQDMILKLAGYLKENGVKSGTLVGVSIPKGTNQVIAVYGILAAGATYVPIGVHQPVERKKKIIDTGRIRYIVTSNEMRSEEDLGVSVICLEAVLQKALPAKEPGFPETNQPAYIIFTSGTTGIPKGVVISHSEAHNTIADINQRFNIGRNHTGIAISDLDFDLSVYDIFGLLSAGGTLVVLSEETKREPVFWRKAIIDAGVNVWNSVPALFDMLLTTCETDKQMLPLQLVLLSGDWIKMDLYDRLKAISECCKFVSLGGATEAAIWSNYFVVNDIDSGWKSIPYGEPLSNQYLRVVDGNGYDCPDYVNGELWIGGDGVAEGYLNDPELTDAKFVAIDGVRWYKTGDLVRYNSAGIVEFLGRIDNQVKINGYRIELGEVENVIKRSPDVSNVVVGVVDEKGKKELGAVIVPKINAAVNVHITCCEDNNKYSDFHMKERERIVRQLILEFCHMQSRVSAEYRPIMEFWEGWLESHMEYSADIFSAREEMEPLQKVMNARNLFAEILTGEQRVEELLRREEVSPEFWSLKGEDTKYFLDKILAGDISNRKIAVLGARTGEIIKQYWDGFCQAEEITLFDTSAGILKLAQEKLGGMNANIRYCSTYNEGVEESELNKYDIVLAVNLLHTYEEPLKEVKWAALLLKRKGDFYAIEYEELDPMGILISGLLENGFVNRKRGRREHTPLLLLDDWKNIYGQAPFGEVAINRRGRLGALLIHAKNVTPEVIEMRSRILEYMNENLTAYMIPTKRMIVKQVVLSKNGKVDRQQSLALLAVKQTAEKESIILQGIEADIAELWTNILSCKIFDRSQSFFESGGDSLSATRFLAEIKKKYSVDIPLKDIFSTPSLKSVADLLQARLTENEGMVEGEI encoded by the coding sequence ATGAAGGAAAACATTTCGATTATAAAAGGAATGGGCACGTTAAGAACAATTGCAGAGGAACGGAAGCTATCGGTTAATGTACTGCTAAAGGGAATCGCAGTGGAAATATATTATCGTTGGTTTGCAAATGAAACAGCAATAGAATATGTGACGCTGAATGATTTGATTAGTGAGGTAATCGACAGGTCTAAGGATAAAGATACCATAGTTATCAATGATTACGTGTGCAGTGTAATGTGCAACAATGATAAGGCTGTTCTGTGCATTGAGTGTGAGCAGTTGGAATGTGATATGATGGAAGGCTTGAGCGCTTTTACTGAGGAAATTATTTTGGAGTGGGCAGATTTAGCTGATAATGCTCCAATTGTCCACCAAATTCCGAGAAATCAGATGGCTGTCAGGAAGAACAGGAATAGGACGAAAAAAACATTTTCAGATGAATGCCTACATCATGGATTTTTTGAAAATGCGGCAAATGCGCCTGGGAAAGCAGCGCTTATATATTACAAGAATGGAAATAAAGAAGAAATTAGTTATTTCTGCTTACAGGATATGATTTTAAAGTTAGCTGGATATTTAAAGGAAAATGGTGTAAAAAGCGGAACGCTGGTCGGTGTAAGTATACCCAAAGGCACTAATCAGGTTATTGCCGTTTATGGTATTTTGGCTGCAGGAGCAACATATGTGCCTATTGGCGTTCACCAGCCTGTAGAAAGAAAAAAGAAAATTATAGATACTGGAAGAATAAGGTATATCGTAACAAGCAATGAAATGAGGTCAGAAGAAGATTTAGGAGTATCTGTGATCTGCCTTGAAGCGGTTCTTCAGAAAGCGTTACCGGCAAAAGAACCTGGCTTTCCCGAAACGAACCAACCGGCTTATATTATTTTTACATCGGGTACAACTGGTATACCTAAAGGTGTGGTTATCTCCCATAGTGAGGCCCATAATACAATAGCCGATATAAATCAACGATTTAATATAGGTAGGAATCATACTGGGATCGCTATTTCAGACTTGGATTTTGATTTATCTGTTTATGATATTTTTGGATTGTTATCAGCTGGGGGAACCTTGGTGGTATTGAGTGAGGAAACAAAAAGGGAGCCTGTATTTTGGAGAAAAGCAATTATTGATGCGGGCGTAAATGTTTGGAACTCGGTTCCGGCATTGTTTGATATGTTATTAACCACCTGTGAAACTGATAAACAAATGCTGCCGCTTCAACTGGTTTTATTATCCGGGGATTGGATTAAGATGGATTTATATGACAGGCTGAAAGCAATCAGTGAATGCTGTAAGTTTGTTTCTCTGGGAGGAGCAACGGAAGCGGCCATATGGTCTAATTATTTTGTTGTAAACGATATTGACAGCGGCTGGAAGTCAATACCATATGGTGAACCACTGAGCAATCAGTATCTGAGAGTTGTTGATGGTAATGGATATGATTGTCCGGATTATGTGAATGGGGAACTGTGGATTGGCGGAGACGGTGTAGCAGAAGGCTACTTAAATGACCCTGAATTAACAGATGCGAAGTTTGTTGCAATAGATGGGGTAAGGTGGTATAAAACCGGCGATTTGGTCCGGTATAATTCTGCAGGGATTGTAGAATTTCTGGGTAGAATCGACAATCAGGTTAAGATTAATGGCTATCGAATCGAATTGGGAGAAGTAGAAAATGTTATTAAGCGTTCTCCGGACGTTTCTAATGTAGTGGTAGGTGTGGTTGATGAGAAAGGAAAAAAGGAATTAGGAGCTGTGATTGTTCCGAAGATAAATGCTGCTGTCAATGTACATATTACTTGTTGTGAGGATAACAACAAGTATTCGGATTTCCATATGAAGGAACGTGAAAGAATTGTCAGGCAGTTGATTCTTGAATTCTGTCATATGCAATCAAGGGTATCAGCAGAGTATAGGCCGATTATGGAATTTTGGGAGGGCTGGCTTGAATCCCATATGGAATATTCAGCAGATATATTTTCCGCCAGAGAGGAAATGGAACCATTGCAAAAGGTTATGAATGCAAGGAATCTTTTTGCGGAGATACTCACGGGTGAGCAACGTGTGGAGGAGCTGCTTCGGAGGGAGGAGGTTTCACCAGAGTTCTGGTCTTTAAAGGGGGAGGATACGAAGTACTTTTTAGACAAGATACTGGCAGGCGATATAAGTAACAGGAAAATCGCAGTTTTGGGTGCAAGAACAGGAGAAATTATAAAGCAATACTGGGACGGATTCTGCCAGGCAGAGGAGATAACGTTATTTGATACTTCAGCGGGAATATTGAAGTTGGCACAGGAAAAACTGGGAGGAATGAATGCAAATATCCGCTATTGCAGTACATACAATGAGGGTGTGGAAGAATCAGAACTGAATAAATATGATATTGTTTTGGCGGTAAATCTATTGCATACCTATGAGGAACCTTTAAAGGAAGTGAAGTGGGCAGCGCTTCTGCTGAAGAGGAAAGGGGATTTTTATGCAATCGAGTATGAGGAGTTAGACCCTATGGGTATTCTTATTTCTGGCTTGCTGGAGAATGGATTTGTTAATAGAAAGCGGGGAAGACGAGAGCATACGCCTTTACTATTATTGGATGATTGGAAAAATATTTATGGACAGGCTCCTTTTGGTGAGGTTGCAATAAACAGAAGAGGAAGATTGGGAGCTCTGTTAATCCACGCTAAAAACGTAACACCAGAAGTAATAGAAATGAGATCTCGTATATTAGAATACATGAATGAAAATCTGACGGCCTACATGATTCCGACTAAACGCATGATTGTAAAGCAAGTAGTGTTGAGCAAAAATGGAAAAGTGGATAGACAGCAGTCATTAGCGTTATTGGCTGTAAAGCAAACAGCGGAAAAGGAGAGTATCATACTTCAGGGAATTGAAGCTGATATTGCAGAGCTTTGGACAAACATTCTGAGTTGCAAAATATTTGATAGGAGCCAGAGCTTTTTTGAATCGGGCGGAGATAGTCTATCAGCAACTCGGTTCCTGGCGGAAATCAAGAAGAAATACTCTGTGGATATACCATTAAAGGATATCTTTAGCACGCCATCTCTCAAGTCTGTTGCGGATCTGCTTCAGGCCAGGCTTACGGAGAATGAAGGTATGGTTGAAGGCGAGATATAA
- a CDS encoding thioesterase II family protein codes for MTMKNRYFPFVSENVADSNKGTILFCFHHAGGTATTYRPWTLKSNDSVLIMCVELPGKGTRRTERMAVDFNEILPELSLQIADVSCGRKIVLYGHSMGAAMAFYTAHYLWNQLDRKCEKIIVAGRQAPDQENPYEFKTYMNDDALIEELVRYNATPKEVLENKELLNFILPGLRQDYILNESLVYHGEVLDIPIVAHAGSQDYEANAEIMNLWKHMTTNIFQLNLFEGSHFFVTDLGNRYRDIVIQEAINKRED; via the coding sequence ATGACCATGAAAAATCGGTATTTTCCATTTGTGTCCGAAAATGTAGCTGACAGTAATAAGGGGACTATCTTGTTTTGCTTTCATCATGCAGGAGGAACAGCAACAACATATCGGCCGTGGACTTTGAAATCTAATGATTCAGTGCTCATTATGTGTGTCGAGCTGCCTGGAAAGGGAACCAGGCGGACTGAAAGAATGGCTGTTGATTTCAATGAGATTCTGCCGGAACTGTCATTGCAAATTGCTGATGTTAGCTGCGGCAGAAAGATTGTCCTGTATGGGCACAGTATGGGGGCAGCAATGGCGTTTTATACGGCACATTATTTGTGGAATCAATTAGACAGAAAATGTGAAAAAATAATTGTTGCCGGGCGTCAGGCTCCGGATCAGGAAAATCCCTATGAATTTAAGACCTATATGAATGATGATGCTTTAATTGAGGAGTTAGTTCGGTATAATGCCACACCAAAGGAAGTGCTAGAAAATAAAGAGTTGCTGAATTTTATTCTTCCGGGTCTGCGTCAGGATTATATATTAAATGAAAGTCTGGTTTATCATGGAGAAGTGTTGGATATACCGATAGTGGCGCATGCCGGAAGCCAGGATTACGAGGCAAATGCAGAGATAATGAATTTGTGGAAACATATGACAACCAATATCTTTCAGTTGAATTTGTTCGAGGGTTCCCATTTCTTTGTTACAGATTTAGGCAATAGGTATAGGGACATTGTGATACAGGAAGCAATTAATAAACGGGAGGATTAA
- a CDS encoding ABC transporter ATP-binding protein, protein MIEIKDVSFTYESGESENSLRNINLKIEDGETVLLCGESGCGKTTLTRLINGLIPHYYNGQLTGQIYLDGKEVKDYQLYQIAPMVGSVFQNPRTQFYNVDTTSEIVFGCENMGLPVQEMLARLENTTKCLKLENLLGRSLFALSGGEKQKIACASADAICPNTFVLDEPSSNLDISSIKDLTEVIRQWQSENKTVIVAEHRLYYLAPYADRIIYMKRGEICNEYTREEFLELDPKELKKMGLRALNPFDLMPEKKPEANEKSLQIDNFWFSYEKRGYPIVNIPNLTLPQGEIIGIIGDNGAGKSSFARCLCGLDKSSKGTLKLNGNALNAKKRRHISYMVMQDVNHQLFTEDVLDELLLSMDGENEEEDKVRAQKILAGLDLSDKLKLHPMSLSGGEKQRVAIGSAVASGKEIIIFDEPTSGLDYRHMLEVSEKLIQLKEMKKTLFLITHDPELIYKCCTHLMFIEHGRILWHRPMDNEAVRLLQEFFSREKGDSAMAI, encoded by the coding sequence ATGATAGAAATTAAAGATGTGTCCTTTACCTATGAAAGCGGAGAATCAGAGAATAGCCTGCGTAATATCAATTTGAAAATCGAAGATGGAGAGACTGTTTTACTATGTGGTGAATCTGGTTGCGGTAAAACAACTTTGACGCGCCTGATTAACGGATTGATTCCACATTATTATAATGGACAGTTAACGGGACAGATTTATTTGGATGGGAAAGAGGTAAAGGATTATCAGTTATATCAGATTGCTCCCATGGTTGGCTCTGTATTTCAAAATCCGAGAACACAGTTCTACAATGTAGATACGACAAGCGAGATTGTGTTTGGATGCGAAAATATGGGTTTGCCGGTGCAGGAAATGCTGGCAAGGCTTGAGAATACAACAAAGTGCCTTAAATTAGAGAATCTGCTTGGACGGAGCCTGTTTGCTTTATCTGGCGGAGAAAAGCAGAAGATAGCCTGTGCATCGGCAGATGCTATCTGCCCTAATACTTTTGTTTTGGATGAACCGTCCTCTAATTTGGATATTTCTTCGATAAAAGATTTAACAGAAGTAATTCGCCAATGGCAATCTGAAAATAAGACGGTAATCGTTGCCGAACACCGCCTTTATTACCTGGCTCCATATGCGGATCGAATCATATATATGAAGCGCGGAGAGATATGTAATGAATATACAAGAGAGGAATTTTTGGAACTAGACCCAAAAGAGTTAAAGAAAATGGGATTACGTGCATTAAATCCATTTGACTTGATGCCTGAAAAAAAACCTGAAGCAAATGAAAAAAGCCTGCAGATTGATAATTTTTGGTTTTCATATGAAAAACGGGGATATCCGATTGTAAACATACCGAATTTAACATTGCCGCAGGGAGAAATCATTGGAATCATTGGTGACAATGGAGCTGGTAAATCCTCTTTTGCCAGATGTCTATGCGGACTAGATAAATCTTCAAAGGGCACTTTGAAATTAAATGGCAATGCCCTTAATGCGAAGAAGCGCCGGCATATTTCCTATATGGTAATGCAGGATGTAAATCACCAGCTTTTTACAGAAGATGTACTTGATGAACTTTTGCTGAGTATGGATGGAGAAAATGAGGAAGAGGACAAGGTTCGGGCACAAAAAATTTTGGCTGGGCTTGATTTGTCGGATAAACTGAAACTGCACCCAATGTCATTATCCGGTGGAGAGAAGCAGCGAGTCGCTATTGGCAGTGCTGTTGCATCTGGAAAAGAAATAATCATATTTGATGAACCCACCAGCGGATTGGATTATAGACATATGCTTGAGGTTTCAGAAAAATTAATACAGCTAAAAGAAATGAAAAAAACGTTGTTTCTGATAACGCATGATCCTGAACTGATATACAAATGCTGTACACATCTTATGTTTATTGAGCATGGCCGTATATTATGGCATCGGCCTATGGATAACGAGGCTGTAAGACTTTTACAGGAATTTTTCTCCCGCGAAAAGGGTGATTCAGCAATGGCTATATAA
- a CDS encoding energy-coupling factor transporter transmembrane component T, protein MHMLAVTETKGFHLDPRTKLLLMAVVATAEFLYGHTAFMLAVALIPFILLLTNRQYKAAAIFIVLFVAALVVKEIQNSIRFHMVVNMIVVLLVGLVLRLFPAFAMGNYIIKSTTASECITSLSRMHIGRNITIPLSVLFRFLPTMQEESAAIKDAMRMREIQFGTKKFWQNPMALLEYRFIPLMISVVKIGDELSAAALTRGLDNPAKRSSITRVGFTCYDAIAVVISGVMLFVTLFIIKW, encoded by the coding sequence ATGCACATGCTTGCTGTTACAGAGACGAAAGGATTCCATTTAGACCCACGGACAAAATTACTGCTGATGGCCGTTGTAGCTACCGCCGAGTTTTTATACGGCCATACCGCTTTTATGCTTGCAGTGGCTTTGATACCTTTTATTCTATTACTTACAAACAGGCAGTATAAGGCAGCGGCCATTTTTATAGTTCTGTTTGTAGCTGCTTTGGTGGTTAAGGAGATCCAAAACTCAATTCGTTTTCATATGGTTGTCAATATGATTGTAGTTTTATTGGTGGGATTGGTTTTAAGGCTTTTTCCTGCTTTTGCAATGGGGAATTACATAATTAAGTCTACTACTGCCAGTGAGTGTATTACATCACTGAGCAGAATGCATATCGGTAGGAATATTACCATTCCTCTTTCTGTATTATTTCGCTTTTTACCTACCATGCAGGAAGAGTCAGCAGCTATTAAAGACGCTATGAGAATGAGGGAAATCCAGTTTGGTACGAAAAAATTTTGGCAGAATCCAATGGCACTGCTTGAATATCGTTTCATACCGCTTATGATTTCGGTTGTAAAGATTGGTGATGAACTGTCTGCGGCAGCATTGACCCGTGGGCTGGATAATCCAGCAAAGCGGTCAAGCATAACGAGAGTTGGATTTACCTGTTACGATGCCATTGCGGTAGTAATTTCAGGCGTTATGCTGTTTGTCACCTTATTTATTATTAAATGGTAG
- a CDS encoding MptD family putative ECF transporter S component — translation MQKSNKLNGKDLINVGIYTAMTLVIFFVFGLLTSLPVIYPFLLFIWPFVCGIPMMLYYTKIQKFGMLTITGVICGLFFFLIGYTWIGLVGWTLGGILADIVLKAGQYKSFKVTLLSYACFCLGMMGCPANLWIAGQSYWENIHSSMGDQYAETLQAMMPSWMMYAGFVILFVGGICGALLGHKMLKKHFERAGIV, via the coding sequence ATGCAAAAATCTAATAAACTAAATGGAAAAGATCTTATCAATGTAGGAATTTATACTGCCATGACTCTTGTAATATTTTTTGTTTTCGGATTACTGACTTCACTGCCTGTAATATATCCATTCCTTCTGTTTATCTGGCCGTTTGTATGTGGCATTCCTATGATGCTGTACTACACAAAAATCCAGAAATTCGGGATGCTGACAATTACAGGTGTCATCTGCGGTCTGTTTTTCTTTCTTATAGGCTATACATGGATTGGGCTGGTGGGGTGGACACTGGGCGGAATTCTTGCTGATATTGTGTTAAAGGCCGGTCAGTATAAAAGCTTTAAAGTTACCCTCCTAAGCTATGCGTGTTTTTGCCTTGGCATGATGGGATGCCCTGCGAATCTTTGGATTGCCGGTCAGTCCTACTGGGAAAATATTCACAGCTCCATGGGGGACCAGTACGCAGAAACATTACAAGCTATGATGCCATCATGGATGATGTATGCAGGATTTGTGATTTTGTTTGTCGGCGGGATTTGCGGTGCTTTGCTCGGTCATAAAATGCTTAAGAAGCACTTTGAGAGGGCGGGTATTGTTTGA
- a CDS encoding TetR/AcrR family transcriptional regulator, whose product MSRDFQQTHENLLACAKKHFLEFGFERASIREICKDANVTNGAFYNHFADKEALFGSLVESVVQTIQKIYSESIDKHFDLVKTDELKNLWKLSESTIIQIIEYIYENFDVFRLLLMCSSGTKYAGFLDDLVRADVQETIKLIAELKARGVPVNDLDEDEWHMLVHSYYASIAEIVMHNYPKPAALKYAHTLSVFFSSGWQTVLGI is encoded by the coding sequence ATGTCAAGGGATTTCCAGCAAACTCATGAAAATCTTTTGGCCTGTGCAAAGAAACACTTCTTAGAATTTGGCTTTGAAAGAGCCAGTATTAGGGAAATCTGTAAAGACGCAAATGTAACCAATGGTGCCTTTTACAATCATTTTGCTGATAAGGAAGCTTTATTTGGTTCTTTAGTGGAATCAGTTGTTCAGACAATCCAAAAGATATATTCAGAATCAATAGATAAGCATTTTGATTTAGTAAAAACAGATGAGCTTAAGAATTTGTGGAAGCTGTCAGAAAGCACGATCATCCAGATAATTGAATATATTTATGAGAATTTTGATGTATTCAGGCTGCTTCTGATGTGCTCGTCAGGAACAAAGTATGCAGGCTTTTTAGACGACTTGGTACGCGCAGATGTGCAGGAGACAATAAAACTCATTGCAGAATTAAAAGCACGCGGTGTACCTGTCAATGATTTAGATGAGGACGAGTGGCATATGTTGGTCCATTCTTACTATGCTTCAATTGCGGAAATTGTTATGCACAATTATCCAAAGCCAGCTGCATTGAAGTATGCTCATACACTATCGGTATTTTTCAGCTCGGGCTGGCAAACTGTTTTGGGGATTTAA
- a CDS encoding ABC transporter ATP-binding protein: MKSKEPGAIRQLFMFVGSSKGKMKFSILMAVLGELFGMVPFLMLAMLADSLYSGTATTKDTVILAGIAALCQCIKTFLTWRSSLLSHRISFTILQNIREKIADKMAKVPMGVMLETPSGSFKNLIVDNVAKLEDSMAHFMPELPSHITAPLCSILLIFILDWRLGLASLITVPLGGLFFAAMMRGYASRMENYMCSANEMNSSLVEYVNGIQVIKAFNRSSSSYGQYSKAVNHFHDCTIEWWSECWLWNAAARAVLPSTLLGTLPIGALLFMNGSITLPVLMICLIVPLGFTGPLMKVSEAMEQVSMIKGNLEQVTAFLKTPELQRPADPVTLTEPTFEFSHVCFGYNKSEVLHDISFKTSPKSMTAIVGPSGSGKSTIAKLMAGFWDATSGTVLFGSQDIRNIPFEQLMGEISYVAQDNFLFDKTIRDNIRMGNPAATDEQIETVAKAANCHDFIMQLEKGYDTMAGDAGDRLSGGERQRITIARAMLKKASVVILDEATAYADPENEALIQEALSKLISGKTLIVVAHRLNTIRNADQILVVADGTIAGCGTQDELLENCPLYKKMWENYSDAVTSKTKGES; this comes from the coding sequence ATGAAATCAAAAGAACCGGGGGCAATCCGGCAGCTTTTTATGTTTGTTGGCAGTAGCAAGGGGAAAATGAAATTTTCCATTCTTATGGCCGTTTTAGGGGAACTATTTGGTATGGTTCCATTCCTTATGCTGGCTATGTTGGCAGACTCACTCTATTCCGGAACAGCTACTACTAAAGATACGGTGATACTGGCGGGAATCGCGGCACTTTGCCAGTGCATTAAGACATTCCTTACATGGAGGTCGTCCCTTCTGTCCCACCGTATTTCCTTTACTATTTTACAAAATATACGTGAAAAAATTGCCGATAAAATGGCGAAGGTTCCCATGGGCGTCATGTTGGAAACCCCTTCCGGCAGTTTTAAAAACCTAATTGTAGATAATGTGGCAAAGCTAGAGGATTCTATGGCCCATTTTATGCCTGAACTTCCGTCACACATCACAGCACCTCTATGCAGTATTCTATTAATCTTTATTTTGGATTGGCGCTTGGGGTTGGCCTCTTTAATTACTGTCCCGTTGGGAGGTTTGTTTTTCGCTGCCATGATGCGCGGATATGCCTCCCGTATGGAAAACTATATGTGTTCTGCGAATGAAATGAACAGTTCTCTTGTGGAATATGTAAATGGTATTCAGGTCATTAAAGCTTTTAACCGGTCCAGCTCGTCCTATGGGCAATATTCAAAAGCTGTCAATCACTTCCACGACTGCACCATAGAATGGTGGAGTGAGTGCTGGCTATGGAATGCGGCCGCTCGTGCAGTCCTTCCCTCCACCTTACTTGGCACGCTTCCTATAGGCGCTTTGCTTTTTATGAATGGTTCGATTACTTTACCGGTTCTGATGATATGTCTTATTGTCCCCCTTGGCTTTACAGGGCCGCTGATGAAAGTATCGGAAGCCATGGAGCAGGTAAGTATGATCAAAGGAAACCTTGAACAAGTTACTGCCTTCTTAAAAACTCCTGAACTGCAGCGGCCTGCGGACCCGGTTACTCTCACAGAACCGACATTTGAATTTAGCCACGTTTGCTTTGGTTATAACAAAAGTGAAGTGCTGCACGATATCTCATTTAAGACGTCACCGAAATCAATGACAGCGATTGTCGGTCCCTCCGGATCTGGTAAATCTACCATAGCCAAATTAATGGCGGGATTTTGGGATGCCACCTCCGGGACTGTGCTTTTTGGTTCACAGGATATTCGCAACATCCCCTTTGAGCAGCTGATGGGAGAAATCAGTTATGTTGCACAGGATAACTTTCTTTTTGATAAAACCATCCGTGATAATATCCGCATGGGTAATCCAGCCGCAACGGACGAACAAATAGAAACCGTTGCAAAAGCTGCAAACTGCCATGATTTTATCATGCAATTAGAAAAAGGCTACGACACTATGGCCGGAGATGCCGGAGACCGCCTATCCGGCGGAGAACGCCAACGTATCACCATAGCGCGTGCCATGCTCAAAAAAGCTTCCGTGGTTATTCTTGATGAAGCAACTGCCTATGCAGACCCGGAAAATGAAGCACTGATACAAGAAGCACTCAGTAAGTTAATTTCTGGGAAAACCCTAATTGTTGTTGCACATCGCCTGAATACAATCCGCAATGCCGATCAAATCCTTGTTGTAGCTGATGGAACAATAGCTGGATGCGGAACGCAAGATGAACTGTTAGAGAACTGCCCTCTTTATAAGAAAATGTGGGAGAATTATTCAGATGCGGTAACTTCCAAAACGAAAGGAGAATCTTAG
- a CDS encoding ABC transporter ATP-binding protein: MFEMISRIYKIAGSSRKKITLGILCNILKSFFQSFMMLSVFLIMLNLDALTSSIILKAVTIILISILGRFFFQWMSDRTMSGTGYDIFRDYRLEIGERLKQAPMGYFSEQNLGTIQTILTTTIADLEGYSMMAIEQMTSGVAMAFLMSFMMFFFNPIIGTLSMIGLVIGLSVLRLVRQRAAEHSPIYQAAQENLVNKCLEYIRGIAVLRSFSNGKSGQQEVHTAFQRKWDADYTQEKATAGVLRLYGLVYKLMSCVLIAAAGILYMDGKISLPFCMTFLFCAFTVYSDLETMGNSAFLSKKINTELDRLEEVTNIPQMDTTTDKLHPSIYEISLKDVSFGYGSRRIIDHISLNIPEHTTCAIVGPSGSGKTTLCNLIARFWDVQEGSVCIGGQNVKDYTADSVLDCISMVFQKVYLFHDTIENNIKFGNPDASLQEVMEAAKRACCHDFIMALPNGYQTVIGESGSTLSGGEKQRISIARAILKDAPIVILDEATSSVDPENEQALLSAIEELTKNKTLISIAHRLSTVQKADQIIVIDNGQVRQKGTHDQLSKKDGIYRNFLKLRVEATGWQL; the protein is encoded by the coding sequence ATGTTTGAAATGATTTCTCGTATTTATAAAATCGCCGGCTCCAGCCGAAAAAAAATAACACTTGGAATACTGTGTAATATTTTAAAATCTTTTTTTCAAAGTTTTATGATGCTCAGTGTATTTTTAATCATGTTGAACCTTGATGCACTAACTTCCTCAATAATTTTAAAAGCTGTAACTATCATTCTTATTAGTATTCTTGGACGTTTCTTTTTCCAATGGATGAGTGACCGTACCATGAGCGGAACCGGTTATGATATTTTCCGTGATTACCGTTTAGAAATCGGTGAGCGATTAAAACAAGCACCTATGGGTTATTTTTCAGAGCAGAATCTTGGAACCATCCAAACAATTTTAACCACTACCATAGCGGATCTGGAAGGTTACTCAATGATGGCTATCGAACAGATGACCAGTGGTGTTGCTATGGCGTTCCTTATGTCTTTCATGATGTTCTTTTTCAACCCAATAATAGGGACACTAAGTATGATAGGCTTAGTAATTGGCCTGTCAGTATTACGCCTGGTCAGACAGCGGGCCGCGGAACATTCGCCAATTTATCAGGCTGCCCAGGAAAATCTGGTTAACAAATGTTTAGAGTACATACGTGGAATTGCTGTTCTCCGTTCATTTTCGAACGGCAAAAGCGGTCAGCAAGAGGTACACACCGCATTTCAAAGGAAATGGGATGCTGATTATACGCAAGAAAAGGCAACCGCAGGTGTTCTCCGGCTATATGGCCTTGTTTATAAATTGATGAGTTGTGTCTTAATCGCTGCTGCTGGTATCTTATACATGGACGGAAAAATTTCCCTGCCATTCTGTATGACATTTTTGTTTTGTGCATTTACTGTCTATTCTGATTTGGAAACTATGGGAAACAGTGCATTCTTGAGCAAGAAAATAAATACCGAATTAGACCGTTTAGAGGAAGTGACAAATATTCCCCAAATGGACACCACCACGGATAAACTCCATCCTTCCATATATGAGATTTCATTAAAAGATGTATCGTTTGGCTATGGTTCCCGCAGAATTATTGACCACATATCCTTAAACATACCAGAACATACTACATGTGCGATTGTAGGTCCGTCAGGAAGCGGTAAGACGACATTATGCAACTTAATCGCTCGTTTCTGGGACGTTCAGGAAGGCTCTGTTTGTATTGGCGGCCAAAATGTGAAAGACTATACCGCTGACAGTGTGCTTGACTGTATCAGTATGGTTTTCCAAAAGGTTTATCTATTCCATGACACAATTGAAAATAATATTAAGTTTGGGAATCCTGATGCGTCACTTCAAGAAGTAATGGAGGCAGCAAAAAGAGCCTGCTGTCATGACTTCATTATGGCCTTGCCAAATGGATATCAGACTGTAATTGGCGAAAGTGGATCTACATTATCGGGCGGCGAGAAACAAAGAATCTCCATTGCACGGGCAATTTTAAAAGACGCACCCATTGTCATTTTAGATGAAGCGACCTCCAGTGTTGACCCTGAAAATGAACAGGCACTTTTATCTGCGATTGAGGAGCTGACTAAAAATAAGACTTTAATTTCTATAGCCCACCGATTGAGTACCGTACAAAAAGCTGATCAGATTATTGTGATTGATAATGGGCAAGTCAGACAAAAGGGCACCCATGACCAACTCAGTAAAAAGGACGGAATTTACCGGAATTTCCTTAAATTACGAGTGGAAGCCACCGGATGGCAATTATAA